A window from Aliamphritea hakodatensis encodes these proteins:
- a CDS encoding FAD-dependent oxidoreductase, translated as MSERLNNDFQFVEVDRKGPVKIAAAVRKQQFAEIYEPYQQKQASEQAHRCLECGNPYCEWKCPVHNYIPNWLKLVSEGNIIKAAELSHQTNSLPEVCGRVCPQDRLCEGACTLNDEFGAVTIGSVEKHITDTAFAMGWRPDMSKVPETYKKVAVIGAGPAGLACADILVRNGVTPVVFDRHPEIGGLLTFGIPEFKLDKDVMVRRREIFTEMGVEFRLNTEVGKDIQMQKLLDEYDAVFLGMGTYTYMKGGFPGEDLEGVHDALPFLISNVNRCLGYERSEEEYIGVAGKKVVVLGGGDTAMDCNRTSVRQGAEKVICAYRRDEANMPGSKREVENAREEGVEFMFNRQPVEVVGENGKVVGVKVVTTALGEPDENGRRRPEVVAGSEEVIDADAVLVAFGFRPSPAPWFADFGIDLEQDGRITTSGNQQYAFQTSNSKVFAGGDMVRGSDLVVTAIDEGRKAAEGILDFLEV; from the coding sequence ATGTCAGAACGTCTAAATAACGATTTTCAGTTTGTCGAAGTGGACCGTAAAGGTCCGGTAAAAATTGCGGCGGCAGTCCGTAAGCAACAGTTTGCCGAAATCTATGAACCGTATCAGCAAAAGCAGGCCAGTGAGCAGGCCCATCGGTGTCTGGAGTGCGGTAATCCGTATTGCGAATGGAAATGCCCGGTTCACAACTATATTCCGAACTGGCTGAAGCTGGTATCTGAAGGCAATATCATTAAAGCGGCAGAGCTGAGCCACCAGACTAACTCCCTGCCGGAAGTCTGTGGCCGGGTATGCCCGCAGGATCGTCTGTGTGAAGGCGCCTGTACACTGAATGACGAGTTCGGTGCGGTGACCATCGGTTCAGTCGAGAAACATATCACGGATACTGCCTTTGCGATGGGCTGGCGTCCGGATATGAGTAAGGTGCCGGAAACCTATAAAAAGGTAGCGGTTATCGGTGCCGGACCGGCGGGTCTGGCCTGTGCCGATATACTGGTCCGTAACGGTGTTACACCGGTGGTCTTTGACCGTCATCCGGAAATTGGCGGTTTGCTGACTTTCGGTATTCCGGAATTCAAGCTGGATAAAGACGTCATGGTGCGTCGCCGTGAAATCTTTACTGAAATGGGGGTTGAGTTCCGCCTTAACACCGAAGTGGGTAAAGATATTCAGATGCAGAAACTGCTGGATGAATACGATGCCGTGTTCCTGGGCATGGGCACATACACCTATATGAAGGGTGGCTTCCCGGGAGAAGATCTGGAAGGGGTACATGATGCCCTGCCATTCCTGATTTCTAACGTTAATCGCTGCCTGGGTTATGAGCGCAGCGAAGAAGAGTACATCGGCGTAGCGGGCAAGAAAGTGGTTGTGCTGGGCGGCGGTGATACAGCTATGGACTGTAACCGGACATCGGTGCGTCAGGGGGCGGAGAAAGTTATCTGTGCCTACCGCCGGGATGAAGCCAACATGCCAGGTTCCAAGCGGGAAGTGGAAAATGCCCGCGAAGAAGGGGTTGAGTTTATGTTCAACCGTCAGCCGGTGGAAGTGGTTGGCGAGAACGGTAAAGTGGTTGGTGTGAAGGTTGTCACTACCGCGCTGGGCGAGCCGGATGAAAATGGCCGCCGCCGTCCAGAAGTGGTTGCCGGCAGTGAAGAGGTGATTGACGCTGATGCGGTACTGGTGGCCTTTGGTTTCCGCCCGAGCCCTGCCCCGTGGTTTGCTGATTTCGGCATCGATCTGGAACAGGATGGCCGGATCACAACCTCTGGAAATCAGCAGTACGCATTCCAGACCAGTAACTCGAAAGTGTTTGCCGGTGGCGACATGGTTCGGGGCTCAGATCTGGTGGTAACAGCCATTGATGAAGGCCGTAAGGCTGCTGAAGGCATTCTGGACTTTCTTGAAGTCTGA
- the hemE gene encoding uroporphyrinogen decarboxylase, with product MTELKNDRFLRALLREPVDVTPVWMMRQAGRYLPEYRATRSQAGDFLSLCKNKELACEVTIQPLERYELDAAILFSDILTIPDAMGLGLYFETGEGPKFKKVIRTEADVAALPVPESARDLDYVMNAVKEIRRELNGRVPLIGFSGSPWTLATYMVEGGSSKDFRHIKEMMYATPEVMHALLDKLAQSVTDYLNQQILSGAQAVQIFDTWGGVLSGPMYQEFSLRYMQQIISGLIREHEGRKVPVIMFTKNGGQWLETMAEAGADALGLDWTTNIDDARARVGNSVALQGNMDPSVLYASPDRIRQEVGDILGRFGTGSGHVFNLGHGIHQFVDPERPKAFVDAVHELSAQYHK from the coding sequence ATGACCGAACTGAAGAATGATCGCTTTCTGCGTGCCCTGTTGCGTGAACCTGTGGATGTTACACCGGTATGGATGATGCGCCAGGCGGGCCGCTATCTGCCAGAATACCGTGCAACCCGGTCTCAGGCGGGTGATTTTCTGAGTTTGTGTAAAAATAAAGAACTGGCCTGTGAAGTTACCATTCAGCCGCTGGAGCGTTATGAGCTGGATGCGGCGATTCTGTTCTCTGATATTCTGACGATTCCGGATGCGATGGGGTTGGGTTTGTACTTCGAGACCGGTGAAGGTCCGAAGTTTAAGAAAGTTATCCGTACGGAAGCGGATGTGGCGGCGTTACCTGTGCCTGAATCCGCACGGGATCTGGATTATGTGATGAATGCGGTGAAAGAAATTCGCCGTGAACTGAATGGCCGGGTGCCGCTGATCGGTTTCTCTGGCAGCCCGTGGACACTGGCAACCTATATGGTTGAAGGTGGATCCAGTAAAGATTTCCGCCACATTAAAGAAATGATGTATGCCACCCCTGAGGTGATGCATGCCTTGTTGGATAAGCTGGCGCAGTCGGTAACCGACTACCTGAACCAGCAGATTCTCAGCGGTGCCCAGGCGGTACAGATTTTTGATACCTGGGGCGGTGTGTTAAGCGGTCCGATGTATCAGGAATTCTCACTGCGTTATATGCAGCAGATTATTTCCGGGCTGATTCGCGAACACGAAGGCCGTAAAGTACCGGTCATCATGTTCACCAAGAACGGCGGCCAGTGGCTGGAAACAATGGCTGAAGCCGGTGCGGATGCACTGGGGCTGGATTGGACAACCAACATTGATGATGCCCGTGCCCGGGTGGGTAACAGCGTTGCGCTGCAGGGGAATATGGACCCAAGTGTACTCTATGCCTCGCCGGACCGTATTCGTCAGGAAGTGGGTGATATTCTGGGCCGGTTTGGTACAGGTTCAGGTCATGTGTTTAATCTGGGCCACGGTATTCACCAGTTTGTTGATCCGGAGCGACCGAAAGCGTTCGTTGATGCGGTTCATGAACTGAGTGCGCAGTACCACAAGTAA
- the can gene encoding carbonate dehydratase, with the protein MSNRLTDLLESNKEWAEKINKEDPAFFETLAQQQSPKYLWIGCSDSRVPANEIVGMLPGELFVHRNVANLVIHSDMNCLSVIQYAVQVLKVEHILVVGHYGCGGVAASIADKSNGMIDNWLRHIRNVYVHHKDLLSAWDHSHQKLDRLCELNVIEQAYNVCDSTIVQEAWAAGQKLTVHGWVYGLNDGLVNDLEFNASGKDDVPEQYKLALSKIEALRELAMASSNKGKSARSLWARVQQVFNKAD; encoded by the coding sequence ATGAGTAATCGACTTACTGATTTACTTGAAAGTAATAAAGAATGGGCGGAGAAGATCAATAAGGAAGATCCTGCGTTCTTCGAAACACTGGCGCAGCAACAGTCGCCGAAATATCTCTGGATCGGTTGCTCTGACAGCCGGGTACCAGCCAATGAAATCGTGGGTATGTTACCGGGTGAGCTGTTTGTGCACCGTAATGTTGCTAACCTCGTAATTCACAGTGATATGAACTGCCTGTCGGTGATTCAGTATGCTGTACAGGTACTTAAAGTTGAGCACATTCTGGTCGTCGGCCACTACGGCTGTGGTGGTGTGGCTGCATCTATTGCTGACAAATCAAACGGTATGATTGATAACTGGTTGCGACATATCCGTAATGTATATGTCCATCATAAGGATCTGTTATCTGCCTGGGATCATTCCCATCAGAAGCTGGACCGGCTGTGCGAACTGAACGTGATCGAGCAGGCTTACAATGTGTGTGATTCCACCATTGTTCAGGAAGCCTGGGCGGCGGGTCAGAAACTGACAGTACACGGCTGGGTATATGGCCTGAACGACGGTCTGGTGAATGATCTGGAATTCAATGCCTCCGGTAAAGATGATGTACCTGAACAGTACAAACTGGCACTTAGCAAAATTGAAGCGTTACGCGAGTTGGCCATGGCCTCCAGCAATAAGGGCAAGAGTGCCCGTTCACTGTGGGCCCGTGTTCAGCAGGTATTTAACAAAGCAGACTGA
- a CDS encoding O-acetylhomoserine aminocarboxypropyltransferase/cysteine synthase family protein has translation MKLETLAVHGGYTPDETTKAVAVPVYQTASYAFDSAQHGADLFDLKVPGNIYTRIMNPTTDVLEQRVAAMEGGVAALAVASGMAAITYTIQTLAEVGDNIIATSELYGGTYNLFAHTLPRQGIEVRFVDKDDYAAIEANIDGRTKGIFCESVGNPSGSIADIEKLSELAHRHGVPVIVDNTVPSPALWRPIEHGADIVVQSATKYIGGHGNSIGGVIVDSGNFPWAENKARFPLLNEPDISYHGVVYTEAFGPAAFIGRCRVVPLRNMGAALSPMNAFLLLQGMETLPLRMERICENSARIAEFLEHHDQVEWVNYAGLSSHKDNALAEKYMNGRASGILSFGLKAGREGTRRFYDALNVFLRLVNIGDCKSLASIPAETTHRQLNDDELKAAGVTPNMVRLSVGIEHIDDLLADLEQAFNAAQE, from the coding sequence ATGAAACTGGAAACACTCGCCGTGCATGGCGGCTATACCCCTGACGAAACCACCAAAGCAGTTGCTGTACCTGTCTATCAGACAGCGTCTTACGCTTTTGACAGCGCCCAGCACGGTGCCGATCTGTTTGACCTGAAAGTGCCGGGCAATATCTATACCCGTATCATGAACCCTACCACGGATGTACTGGAACAGCGCGTAGCCGCGATGGAAGGCGGTGTTGCGGCTCTGGCGGTCGCATCAGGCATGGCGGCCATTACTTATACTATTCAGACACTGGCGGAAGTCGGCGACAATATCATTGCCACCAGCGAACTCTATGGCGGCACCTACAATCTGTTTGCCCACACCCTGCCCCGCCAGGGCATCGAAGTACGCTTTGTGGATAAAGATGATTATGCAGCCATCGAAGCAAACATCGACGGTCGCACCAAAGGTATTTTCTGTGAGTCCGTAGGCAACCCTTCCGGCAGCATTGCCGACATTGAAAAACTGAGCGAGCTGGCCCACCGTCATGGCGTACCGGTGATTGTGGATAACACCGTTCCAAGCCCTGCCCTGTGGCGCCCTATTGAGCACGGTGCCGATATCGTCGTACAGTCTGCTACCAAATACATTGGCGGCCACGGTAATTCCATCGGCGGTGTGATCGTAGATTCAGGTAACTTTCCATGGGCAGAGAACAAAGCGCGCTTCCCGCTACTCAATGAACCGGATATTTCTTACCACGGTGTTGTATACACTGAAGCATTTGGCCCTGCGGCCTTCATTGGCCGCTGCCGGGTGGTGCCTCTGCGTAACATGGGGGCCGCTCTGTCCCCGATGAATGCTTTCCTGCTATTACAGGGTATGGAAACACTGCCGCTGCGGATGGAGCGTATTTGTGAAAACAGCGCCCGGATCGCTGAATTCCTGGAACACCATGATCAGGTTGAGTGGGTAAACTACGCAGGACTGAGCAGCCATAAAGATAACGCACTGGCTGAAAAGTATATGAACGGACGGGCTTCAGGCATTCTCAGTTTTGGCCTGAAAGCTGGCCGGGAAGGCACCCGTCGTTTCTATGATGCGCTGAACGTATTCCTGCGTCTGGTGAACATCGGCGACTGTAAGTCCCTGGCGTCTATTCCTGCTGAAACCACTCACCGTCAGCTAAACGATGATGAACTGAAAGCCGCCGGCGTCACACCTAACATGGTGCGTTTATCAGTGGGCATCGAACACATTGATGACTTGCTGGCTGATCTGGAACAGGCCTTCAACGCGGCACAAGAGTAA
- the radA gene encoding DNA repair protein RadA has product MAKQKTAYVCNECGADYTKWQGQCTACMQWNTLTEIRLSSAKQTGSRGARFDSYAGSTGSGGLPHNKVTDLASVDLAEMPRFGSGSGELDRVLGGGLVPGSAILIGGHPGAGKSTLLLQTMCYLAQQMPALYVTGEESLQQVALRANRLGISAQNLKMLSETSVEEICAVAETLKPKVLVVDSIQVMHVADVTSAPGSVSQVREAAAYLTRFAKQTGTVLFLVGHVTKDGSLAGPKVLEHMIDCSLQLEGDSDGRFRTLRSHKNRFGAVNELGVFAMLENGLKEVKNPSSIFLNRGEQPSPGSLVMVVWEGTRPLLVEVQALVDQTHMNNPRRVAVGLEHNRLAMLLAVLHRHGGLQTGDQDVFVNVVGGVKVLETSADLALLLAVVSSFRDRVLPQDLIVFGEVGLSGEIRPVPNGQDRIREAAKHGFTRAIVPKANAPKTTPKGMKVIGVSRLSEALDAI; this is encoded by the coding sequence ATGGCGAAGCAGAAAACTGCGTATGTGTGTAATGAGTGTGGTGCGGATTACACCAAGTGGCAGGGGCAGTGTACTGCCTGTATGCAATGGAATACCCTGACGGAAATTCGCCTGAGCAGTGCCAAGCAGACCGGTTCCCGTGGTGCGCGTTTTGATAGCTATGCCGGCAGTACTGGATCCGGTGGGTTGCCGCATAATAAAGTCACCGATCTGGCGTCGGTGGATCTGGCAGAAATGCCGCGTTTCGGATCGGGCTCCGGTGAGCTTGACCGGGTATTAGGCGGTGGTCTTGTGCCCGGCTCTGCCATTCTGATTGGCGGTCACCCGGGAGCTGGTAAAAGTACCCTGCTGCTGCAAACCATGTGTTATCTGGCCCAGCAAATGCCGGCTTTGTATGTCACCGGCGAGGAGTCTTTACAGCAGGTAGCTTTGCGGGCCAACCGGCTGGGGATCAGCGCGCAGAATCTGAAAATGTTGTCTGAGACCAGCGTGGAAGAAATATGTGCAGTGGCAGAAACCCTGAAGCCGAAAGTGCTGGTGGTGGATTCCATTCAGGTGATGCACGTGGCGGATGTGACTTCTGCCCCGGGCAGTGTCTCGCAGGTGCGTGAAGCGGCGGCGTATCTGACCCGCTTTGCCAAGCAGACGGGCACGGTGCTGTTTCTGGTGGGGCATGTTACCAAGGATGGCAGCCTGGCCGGTCCGAAAGTCCTCGAACATATGATTGACTGCTCTCTGCAACTTGAGGGTGACAGCGATGGCCGTTTCCGTACCCTGCGTAGCCATAAAAACCGCTTTGGCGCGGTGAATGAGCTGGGGGTGTTTGCCATGCTGGAAAACGGCCTGAAAGAAGTAAAGAATCCCAGTTCAATTTTCCTCAACAGGGGCGAGCAGCCCAGCCCGGGCAGTCTGGTGATGGTGGTGTGGGAAGGTACCCGGCCGTTGCTGGTGGAAGTGCAGGCGCTGGTGGATCAGACCCATATGAATAACCCCCGGCGGGTGGCTGTCGGTCTGGAACATAACCGGCTGGCAATGTTGCTGGCGGTGCTGCATCGCCATGGCGGTTTGCAGACCGGCGATCAGGATGTTTTTGTTAACGTGGTGGGCGGGGTAAAAGTGCTGGAAACTTCAGCGGACCTGGCGCTGTTGCTGGCGGTTGTTTCCAGTTTCCGTGACCGGGTGTTACCGCAGGATCTGATCGTCTTCGGCGAAGTGGGGCTGTCGGGAGAGATACGTCCGGTCCCGAATGGTCAGGACCGGATTCGCGAAGCGGCCAAGCACGGTTTTACCCGGGCGATTGTGCCGAAGGCTAATGCCCCTAAGACGACGCCAAAGGGCATGAAGGTGATCGGTGTCAGTCGTTTATCAGAAGCATTGGATGCAATCTGA
- a CDS encoding PilZ domain-containing protein, giving the protein MQERRRFKRIKFDAQTEIIDDEHIWPVHLLDLSFKGSLVEVDEPVPIELGTQVTLKIHLAANDILMELPSTLMHQEGKQLGFHTNNITIESISHLRRLVELNLGDETLLERELEHLMDET; this is encoded by the coding sequence GTGCAAGAACGACGCCGGTTTAAACGCATTAAATTCGATGCTCAGACAGAAATCATTGATGACGAGCATATCTGGCCAGTCCATCTGCTGGACCTGTCTTTTAAAGGTTCACTGGTTGAAGTAGACGAGCCCGTGCCGATCGAACTCGGCACTCAGGTAACCCTGAAGATACATCTGGCCGCCAATGACATTCTGATGGAACTGCCCTCCACCCTGATGCATCAGGAGGGCAAGCAACTGGGCTTCCACACCAATAACATCACCATTGAAAGCATTTCCCACCTGCGCCGCCTGGTCGAACTCAACCTGGGTGATGAGACCTTGCTGGAACGGGAACTGGAACACCTGATGGATGAGACGTAA
- the ettA gene encoding energy-dependent translational throttle protein EttA produces the protein MAQFVYTMNRVGKVVPPKREILKDISLSFFPGAKIGVLGLNGSGKSSLLRIMAGIDKDYLGEARPMPDLNVGYLPQEPELDNTKSVREIVEEAVSDVKDALSGLDEVYAAYAEPDADFDELAKRQAEFENLIAAKDGHNLERTLEVAAEALRLPPWDARVEHLSGGERRRVALCRLLLDKPDMLLLDEPTNHLDAESIAWIERFLQEYPGTVVAITHDRYFLDNAAGWILELDRGHGIPYEGNYSSWLEQKDNRLQMEAKQEAAHQKAINSELEWVRQGQKGRQAKSKARLRQFEEMSSREFQTRNETQEIYIPPGPRLGEKVIDLNNVSKAFGDKVLIENLSLSVPQGAIVGIIGGNGAGKSTLFKLITGAEQPDSGSIEIGETVQLAYVNQDRDLDGSKTVWEEISDGQDNITVGNYSTSSRAYCGRFNFKGSDQQKFVKDLSGGERNRLHMAKLLKEGGNVLLLDEPTNDLDVETLRALEEALLAFPGCAVVISHDRWFLDRVCTHMLAYEGNSEAVFFEGNYTEYAEDYKRRHGKDHQPERIKYKRLA, from the coding sequence ATGGCCCAGTTCGTATACACCATGAACCGGGTGGGCAAAGTTGTCCCACCCAAACGTGAAATTCTTAAAGATATCTCCCTGTCTTTCTTCCCGGGAGCCAAAATCGGCGTACTGGGCCTGAACGGTTCAGGTAAATCCTCCCTGTTACGGATCATGGCAGGTATCGATAAAGACTACCTGGGCGAAGCACGCCCGATGCCAGACCTGAACGTTGGCTACCTGCCACAGGAACCTGAGCTGGACAACACCAAGAGCGTACGGGAAATTGTTGAAGAAGCGGTTTCCGATGTTAAAGATGCTCTGTCCGGCCTGGATGAAGTGTATGCAGCCTATGCAGAACCTGATGCGGACTTTGATGAGCTGGCGAAACGCCAGGCCGAATTCGAAAACCTGATTGCCGCCAAAGACGGCCATAATCTGGAACGCACCCTTGAAGTGGCTGCTGAAGCACTGCGTCTGCCCCCCTGGGATGCCCGCGTAGAGCACCTGTCCGGTGGTGAGCGGCGCCGTGTTGCCCTGTGCCGCCTGTTACTGGACAAGCCGGACATGCTGCTGCTGGACGAGCCGACCAACCACCTGGATGCAGAATCCATTGCCTGGATCGAACGCTTCCTGCAGGAATACCCGGGTACCGTGGTAGCAATCACCCACGACCGTTACTTCCTGGACAACGCTGCCGGCTGGATTCTGGAACTGGACCGCGGCCATGGCATCCCGTACGAAGGTAATTACTCTTCATGGCTGGAACAGAAAGACAACCGCCTGCAGATGGAAGCCAAGCAGGAAGCTGCGCACCAGAAAGCGATCAACTCCGAGCTGGAGTGGGTACGCCAGGGTCAGAAAGGCCGTCAGGCTAAATCCAAAGCCCGTCTGCGTCAGTTTGAAGAAATGAGCTCCCGCGAATTCCAGACCCGTAACGAAACTCAGGAAATCTACATTCCGCCAGGGCCACGCCTCGGTGAGAAAGTTATCGACCTGAACAATGTCAGCAAAGCCTTTGGTGACAAAGTACTGATTGAAAACCTGAGCCTCAGCGTTCCTCAGGGTGCCATCGTCGGCATTATCGGCGGTAACGGTGCAGGTAAATCCACCCTGTTCAAACTGATTACCGGCGCAGAACAGCCTGATTCCGGCAGCATTGAGATCGGTGAGACGGTGCAGCTGGCATACGTGAACCAGGACCGTGATCTGGATGGCAGTAAAACTGTCTGGGAAGAAATCTCTGACGGGCAGGACAACATTACTGTCGGTAACTACAGCACTTCATCCCGTGCTTACTGTGGCCGTTTCAACTTCAAAGGCTCTGATCAGCAAAAATTCGTCAAAGACCTGTCCGGCGGCGAGCGTAACCGCCTGCACATGGCCAAGCTGCTGAAAGAAGGCGGCAACGTTCTGCTGCTTGACGAACCGACCAACGATCTGGATGTTGAAACCCTGCGGGCACTGGAAGAAGCACTGCTGGCCTTCCCGGGCTGTGCCGTTGTTATTTCCCACGACCGCTGGTTCCTGGACCGTGTATGTACGCACATGCTGGCTTACGAAGGCAACTCTGAAGCTGTATTCTTTGAAGGCAACTACACCGAATACGCTGAAGATTACAAACGCCGCCACGGTAAAGACCACCAGCCTGAGCGCATCAAGTACAAGCGTCTGGCGTAA
- the nrdR gene encoding transcriptional regulator NrdR: MHCPFCGDHETKVVDSRLVAEGQQVRRRRECMSCHERYTTYETAELLMPKVIKADGSRQPFDEDKLRGGIQRALEKRPVSVEDIESCISRIKHRLRATGERELVSRMFGEEVMRELRKLDEVAYVRFASVYRSFQDINEFKKEIERLSEAKDSADVD, translated from the coding sequence ATGCATTGTCCGTTCTGTGGTGACCATGAAACCAAGGTGGTCGACTCCCGTCTGGTGGCTGAAGGCCAGCAGGTGCGTCGTCGCCGGGAATGTATGAGCTGTCACGAGCGTTACACCACCTACGAAACGGCTGAACTGTTAATGCCTAAGGTCATTAAGGCCGACGGTTCACGCCAGCCGTTTGATGAAGATAAGCTGCGCGGCGGTATCCAGCGGGCGCTGGAAAAGCGGCCGGTCAGCGTTGAAGATATTGAATCCTGCATCAGCCGAATTAAACACCGTTTACGGGCGACCGGAGAGCGGGAGCTGGTATCACGTATGTTTGGTGAAGAAGTCATGCGCGAGTTACGTAAGCTGGATGAAGTGGCTTATGTACGTTTTGCTTCTGTGTATCGCAGTTTCCAGGACATAAACGAGTTTAAGAAAGAGATTGAGCGTTTGTCTGAAGCGAAGGACAGCGCGGATGTCGATTAA
- the ribD gene encoding bifunctional diaminohydroxyphosphoribosylaminopyrimidine deaminase/5-amino-6-(5-phosphoribosylamino)uracil reductase RibD: MSIKTQSWSADDHRYMARAVELAACGLYTTEPNPRVGCVLVRDGVVIGEGFHRIAGEGHAEVNALQAMTDAGETAAGATAYVTLEPCSHFGKTPPCAEALVKAGVTDVVIGMVDPNPQVSGRGIKRLEDAGIRVRSGLLNAAAESLNPGFNSRMRVQRPFVRLKLAASLDGRTAMASGESQWITGPQARQDVQRLRARSSAIITGIGSILLDDSSLTVRAEQLGLPDAELICRRQPLRVVLDSQGRIPANAKVLRQPGKTLLISQAECPAFFSQLASSQDTSTELEWLQLAGTEAGLDLLAVLEELAKRQCNEVLVETGATLAGSFVRQGLVDEVVLYQAMTLLGSEARSLVELPLQKMQQQRRLTLTDSRVLGDDIRLTLVPVNHSDTAG; encoded by the coding sequence ATGTCGATTAAGACTCAAAGCTGGTCTGCGGATGATCACCGTTATATGGCGCGGGCAGTTGAACTGGCAGCGTGTGGCCTGTACACCACGGAGCCCAATCCGCGGGTGGGATGTGTGCTGGTCCGCGACGGTGTGGTGATCGGCGAAGGCTTCCACCGGATCGCCGGTGAAGGCCATGCGGAAGTGAATGCATTGCAGGCGATGACTGATGCCGGCGAAACAGCGGCAGGTGCAACCGCCTATGTCACGCTTGAACCGTGCAGCCATTTTGGCAAGACACCTCCCTGTGCTGAAGCTTTGGTGAAAGCCGGCGTGACGGACGTGGTAATCGGTATGGTTGATCCTAACCCGCAGGTGTCAGGGCGGGGGATTAAACGTCTGGAAGATGCCGGAATCCGGGTGCGCAGTGGTTTACTGAATGCTGCAGCAGAGAGTCTGAATCCCGGGTTCAACAGCCGGATGCGTGTGCAGCGTCCGTTTGTGCGGCTTAAGCTGGCAGCCAGCCTTGATGGCCGTACCGCAATGGCCAGTGGTGAAAGCCAGTGGATAACTGGCCCTCAGGCGAGGCAGGATGTTCAGCGACTGCGTGCCCGTAGCTCAGCGATCATTACCGGGATAGGTTCAATTCTGCTGGACGATTCGTCTCTGACCGTGCGGGCTGAACAGCTGGGATTACCGGATGCTGAGCTGATTTGCCGGCGTCAGCCTTTACGGGTGGTGCTGGACAGTCAGGGGCGTATACCTGCAAACGCGAAGGTTTTACGTCAGCCGGGAAAAACGCTGCTTATCAGCCAGGCAGAATGTCCGGCGTTTTTCAGCCAGCTGGCGTCGTCTCAGGACACATCCACTGAGCTGGAGTGGTTACAATTAGCCGGCACAGAAGCAGGTCTTGACCTGCTGGCCGTTTTAGAAGAACTGGCGAAACGTCAGTGTAATGAAGTACTGGTTGAAACCGGCGCAACACTGGCAGGCAGTTTTGTCCGGCAGGGGCTGGTGGATGAAGTGGTGTTGTACCAGGCGATGACATTGCTGGGCAGTGAAGCCCGCAGTCTGGTTGAGTTACCGTTGCAGAAAATGCAGCAGCAGCGACGCTTAACACTGACCGACAGCAGGGTTCTGGGAGATGATATCCGGTTAACATTGGTGCCGGTTAATCATTCTGATACTGCTGGCTGA
- a CDS encoding riboflavin synthase: MFTGIIEALGSIAATEQVQGDLRLYIRTGSLDLSDVALGDSIAVNGVCLTAVELPGDGFWADVSRETLAHTRFPDLKPGEQVNLEKAMQPSGRLGGHIVTGHVDGLGKVKSRQEDARSIRFEIEAPADISRYIAAKGSITVDGTSLTVTAVEGNSFQLNIVPHTAQETILAGYQAGRLVHLEVDIIARYMERLLNRTAEQTETSGVSMSTLAAAGYLNR; this comes from the coding sequence ATGTTTACGGGAATCATCGAAGCGCTGGGAAGTATTGCCGCCACGGAGCAGGTGCAGGGTGATCTGCGGCTGTATATCCGCACCGGCTCGCTGGATCTCAGTGATGTGGCGCTGGGGGACAGTATTGCCGTGAACGGCGTCTGTCTGACGGCCGTAGAGTTACCCGGTGACGGTTTCTGGGCGGATGTGTCCCGGGAAACCCTGGCACATACCCGTTTTCCTGACTTAAAACCCGGCGAGCAGGTAAACCTTGAAAAGGCTATGCAGCCAAGCGGCCGGCTGGGCGGTCATATCGTGACGGGGCATGTGGATGGCCTTGGTAAGGTAAAGAGCCGTCAGGAAGATGCCCGTTCGATCCGTTTTGAGATTGAAGCCCCTGCCGATATCAGCCGTTATATCGCGGCGAAAGGGTCGATTACAGTTGACGGAACCAGCCTGACTGTCACCGCGGTGGAAGGCAACAGTTTTCAGCTGAACATTGTGCCGCATACGGCACAGGAAACAATTCTGGCGGGGTATCAGGCCGGGCGTCTGGTGCATCTGGAAGTGGATATTATTGCCCGGTATATGGAGCGTCTGCTGAACCGCACCGCCGAACAAACTGAAACGTCAGGTGTCAGCATGAGCACTCTGGCAGCGGCCGGTTATCTGAACCGGTAA